GCCAGGCCGGGCCGCACCAGGGGGACGACGACGTGGCGGACGATCTGCAGCGGGGTGGCCCCGAAGACGCGCGCCGACTCCTCGTACGACTTGGGGGTGGCGTCCATGAAGTCCTTGAGCATGAAGATCGCCGCCGGCAGCAGGCCACCCGACAGGATGAGGATGAGCCCGAACTGCGAGTCGATGAGCTGTAGATCCACGGCGAGCTGGAACAGCGGCACCATGGCCGCCGTGCCGGTGATGATGGACGACAGCAGCAGCAGGACGTACAGCAGCACGTCGCGGCCCGGCAGGTGCACCCGGCTGAGCGCGTACGCGGCCAGCGCGGCCAGCAGCACCACGAGCAGGGCCGTGCCGACCGACAGCACCAGCGAGTTGTACAGCGACGGCAGCGCGTACGGGTGCTCCAGGATCGTCTGGAAGTTCTCCCAGGTGAAGTCCGGCACCGACACCTTGTACGTCGGGTCGGTGGTGAGCGGCGCCGACGCCAGCCACAGCAGCGGCAGCGTGAAGAACGCCAGCAGCACCGCGACCAGCGTCGAGAAGCCGATCCGGCCGAGCACGAACCGCGTCATCGCTTACTCCTGAGCAGGCGCAGGTAGAACACCGCCACGACCAGGTTGATCAGCAGGATGATCGTGGAGATGGCCGCCCCGTAGCCGAGCGAGCCGTTGCGCACCGCCTCGTTGTAGACGTGCACGGCCAGCACCTCCGACTTGCCGTCGGGTCCGCCCGCGGTGAGCATGAACGGCGAGAAGTCGTTGAACGTCCACAGGCTGATCAGCAGCAGGTTGGTCAGGACGTGCCCCCTGATGTGCGGGAAGACGACGTCCCGGAGCTGCTGCCAGTTGGACGCACCGGCCAGGCGGGC
This Nonomuraea muscovyensis DNA region includes the following protein-coding sequences:
- a CDS encoding carbohydrate ABC transporter permease, producing the protein MTRFVLGRIGFSTLVAVLLAFFTLPLLWLASAPLTTDPTYKVSVPDFTWENFQTILEHPYALPSLYNSLVLSVGTALLVVLLAALAAYALSRVHLPGRDVLLYVLLLLSSIITGTAAMVPLFQLAVDLQLIDSQFGLILILSGGLLPAAIFMLKDFMDATPKSYEESARVFGATPLQIVRHVVVPLVRPGLATIAVWSVANVWGNFLMPFLLLRDVEKQPAAVIMYTLYTEGGQANLRLLSTFGLLYSVPVVVMYLIVSKKYGFRFHGGIKR